The Ananas comosus cultivar F153 linkage group 4, ASM154086v1, whole genome shotgun sequence region ctccgccaccgccaccgccaccgccaccgcggCCACCACCATCGCCACTATGCCTTATCCTTCCCCCAAACCCTAatcccctcttcttctcttcgcctcctctcctcctcctcctccgactctgacgccgacgccgacgatCTCCGCTCCGCCGTCTCCGTCCTCGCCGCCGAGCTCCTCGCCTCCCCCGACGCCTCTGACCCCTCCCCTATCCTCTCCTCCTGCGgcgccgcctccctcctccgccgctccccCGACGGCTCCGCCTCCGTccacctcctctccctcctcaagCCCCGCCCGCTCCTTGCCCTCGAGGTAAATCAAACCCTAGCCCTCTCGATCCGGGATCGTCGTCCCTTACGCTCTCGTTGTCGTTGCTTTGCCCCAGGTGTTCAGCTGGAGGAGGAAGCTCGGCGACGCCGCGATCCCTCTCCTCCCGGAGGAGTATGCCAAGGCGATCGCCCTCGCGGGGCGCGCCCGCAACGTCGACCTCGCTGCCGCCCTCTTCGCCGACGCGCTCTCCACCGTCGCCGCCGAGCCCTGCCTCTACAACGCCCTCATGTCCGCCTACATGTACAACGGCCTTACGCGCAAGTGCGTCGCCGTGTTCGAGGACCTCCGCCGGAACCCCCGCTGCGGCGCCCCCACCGTCGTCACCTACAACATCCTCCTTTCACTCTACGGCCGCTCCCTCCTCGTCGAACACATGGAGGCCGTACTCCGCGCCATGGACGAGACCGGGGTCCGGCGCTCGATCGAGACCTACAACACTGTGATCGCCGCTTACGTTACCGCGTGGCGCTGGGACCGGATGGAGAGCACATTCCAGTCCATGGAGGCAGGGCCTGTGAAGCCGGACGCGCGCACGCACCTTCTGTTGCTCCGCGGGTATGCTCACGCGGGCGAGCTGGAGAAGATGGAGAGGGTCTACGATCTGGTGTGCGAGCAGGTCAGTGAACACGAGACGCCTTTGATCCGTTTGATGATATGCGCCTATTGCAAGAGCTCTGATCCGGAGCGGATTCAGAAGATTGAGGGGTTGATGAAGTGCTTAAAAGATGATGAGTACAGACCTTGGCTAAATGTGCTTCTCATTAGGGTTTACGCACAGGAAGGCTTGGTGGAGGCGATGGAGCAGCTCATAGATGAGGCGCTCAAGCGGAACACCGTGGTCACAACGGTAGGTGTGATGCGCTCCATTATCTCGAGTTATTTTCGGTGTGATGCGGTGGACCGACTGACGAGGTTCGTCAGGCTGGCTGAGTATGCTGGATGGAGGCTGTGCCGATCTTTGTATCACTGTAAGATGGTTATGTATGGGAAGCAGAATAGGTTGGAGGAGATGCACAGTGTTTTGGATGAGATGGAAAATTATAGGTTTAACCTGACGAGGAAGACGTTCTTGATTATGTACAAGGCTTATTGGAATGTTGGGAGGAGGTCAGAGGCAGAGACAGTGATAGGTATGATGTGGAAGCAGGGACTTGGAAGCCCTCAAGATGCCTTCATTTCCTGAAGTTTGATTGAGTTAACTGAAGCTTTGGTTATTTATCCACGATTGCATGTCCAGCTCGAAGGGTGTTTTGATCCATGTCGATGGCTATCGACAATTGAGGTAATTACTCGGTAAGTGTTCTTGCATATATTTTGCCATGAGTTCTTTCTTACATGGTGCTTCTTTTAGAATCTTATATCACTTGCTACATTAAGCGAATGCAGTTATTGATAATCCTCGTGCCCTTTTTTAAGATAGCATACTCGccctagaaatttttttttctgctgcCTTACTACTAAGTAGTCTTGTTCTACATTTTTGTCTCGCAAAAGAAAATTTGGTTTTGTCAAGAGGGTGATGAATCTCTGTCCGGCAATAAAAATGCTTCCAATTTTCCTCGGTTATCTTGCGGTTACCTAATTATCATcaccaataaaattatatatgaataaCGGGAAGAAATTTTTAGAAGTCGGTTGGAAGAAGGAAATGCATGTGCAGTGGGTGCTTGGTGTACAGAAATTGAGCCAGTAGGAAGGTTTTTCTCCTTCACTTCATTTTCTCTATTCCTTTACAAATTCCAAACCTTCCCACACCTATGAAAATGCATGTGCACACACAGACATGCAGGCGCATACACATTCTTGCAGATATGCCCAGGAGAAAACACACCCACTCCCATCCCAACACACACACGTGAATGATCACACACTCGAGCATACACCCATCTATTCGCACAAGCGCGCCAAAACAGATTCGCACAAACATTGGCTCCTTCTTTGTTTTATCTCTTATGCAGTGAGATCTAATATTCCCTTTCACTTAGTGAGTACTTACCTACTTGGTGCAAAAGTTCCCATTTCTTAAATTATCGCAAGTTCTAGGCAAGGATACTTGGTTGGTTTTAAAGCTGACAAGGGAATTATTTATGAATCATGACCAGTCATATGACTATATTGTTTGTGCATTTTGAAATTCCTAGAATAATTATATGGAAGTATTGCACTAGTATAACAAAGGCTCTATACAGATTGTTTGAATAATATTAAGAAGTGAGTACATTCATATATGAGCACAACTTTTGCGCagctttcttttttataatgCCCTGTGCTTGACTGGCACCTTCTTATTTAGAGAGGTGCACATGATTAATTAATGTAGATTTGAACTCTCCTTATAGGCATATACTAAGAAGTGGAGAGAGGGAAGTTACATAGAGAATGCATATACAAAGAAATAGAGGTATTAAGGAACAGAGAAGGAAGATACATAGAGAAAGAAATAGTTGTTGACTTGCCGAAATGAAATTTCATTGcttaatcaattaaattcaTGAATTCTGAATTTTGACACCCCCTATATTCCATTTATACAATGAAGGGCTGTTGATCAGGTATCTCATTGCAATGAATATGACAAATAAGTCATACTCTAACCATTTTTGTCCAAGtgagttttctattttttatctgATCCAAATAGCTTTTGCTATCTTTCGAGAATAGGTCTATCTATAGAGGTAACCTTCCAACTGAGCACTCAATCATCTCAAGTGCGAACAGTAATCGGCTTTCCTAATTAACATGGAGGACTATCCATCCTAAGAATCCAGAATATTAGGAAAATGCAACTAAATAACTTGACGAAGCCCAATGTAGGCTTTTTCTTAGGCCCAAAGGCCCCAAACTTATTAATTGGCCCAAATAATGTCAATCTGCAGTAATTGCTGACTTAGTCGAATCAGATTAACCTAATCAAAACCAAATATGTCTTGATCTACTAAAATAGATCATTTTCTTGGTTTCAGTATTTATCGTTTTTAGTTCTTGTTGAGTAGGGAAATTCTAAAAGGAAAATGTTTGCTTCTCTCTGCTGCACCTCATTCTTCTTGTTCCTGTAGTTGCTACACTTATTCGTGACTTGAATGCCGATATTTAACTAGTTCAATATAGAATAGTAACAGAAAATGTATTGAATTGTATAGGGTGACTGGGTTTTTGAGCTCGAACCTACTTGAAATTGCTCATATGTGCAATATGTTTGTGACCTTGTTGTTTTAC contains the following coding sequences:
- the LOC109709628 gene encoding pentatricopeptide repeat-containing protein At2g30780-like encodes the protein MRPSPSSLARASHLLLRHRHRHRHRGHHHRHYALSFPQTLIPSSSLRLLSSSSSDSDADADDLRSAVSVLAAELLASPDASDPSPILSSCGAASLLRRSPDGSASVHLLSLLKPRPLLALEVFSWRRKLGDAAIPLLPEEYAKAIALAGRARNVDLAAALFADALSTVAAEPCLYNALMSAYMYNGLTRKCVAVFEDLRRNPRCGAPTVVTYNILLSLYGRSLLVEHMEAVLRAMDETGVRRSIETYNTVIAAYVTAWRWDRMESTFQSMEAGPVKPDARTHLLLLRGYAHAGELEKMERVYDLVCEQVSEHETPLIRLMICAYCKSSDPERIQKIEGLMKCLKDDEYRPWLNVLLIRVYAQEGLVEAMEQLIDEALKRNTVVTTVGVMRSIISSYFRCDAVDRLTRFVRLAEYAGWRLCRSLYHCKMVMYGKQNRLEEMHSVLDEMENYRFNLTRKTFLIMYKAYWNVGRRSEAETVIGMMWKQGLGSPQDAFIS